ATGTCCACGCTTTCGGGCGGCGAGGCCCAGCGCATCCGTCTGGCATCGCAGCTCGGCTCGGGCCTTGTGGGCGTTACCTACGTGCTGGACGAACCCTCCATCGGTTTGCATCCGCGTGATAACGAGCGGCTGCTGGGAACCCTGCGTTCACTCCAGGCGCGCGGCAATACCGTGCTCGTGGTGGAGCATGACGAGGCCACCATCTGCGCGGCGGATACGGTCATTGAGCTTGGCCCCGGCTCCGGTTCACAGGGCGGCGAAATCATGTTTCAGGGGCGGGTGGACGACCTGCTCGGCAAGGCGGATACCCTCACGGCCCGTTACCTGCGTGGCGATGACGTGATCGCCCTGCCGGACGAGCGGCGCGAAGGGCAGGGGGCGCTGGTCATGCACGGCATCACCACCAACAATCTGCGCGATATTGATTGCCGCATTCCTCTGGGCGTGCTCACCTGCGTGACCGGGGTTTCCGGCTCCGGCAAGAGTTCGCTGGTGGTGGATACGCTCTACAAGCATGTGGCCCTCAACCTTGGCCTGCGCGTGGATCAGCCCGGCACCATCGGCGGGCTGGAATACGAAAAAGGCTCCGCGCCTGTGGAGCGCATAGTGGCCATTGACCAGACCCCCATTGGACGTACGCCGCGTTCCAATCCCGCCACCTACACCAAGATTTTTGACGAGATTCGCAATATTTTTGCCATGACGCAGGACGCCCGCAAACGCGGCTACAAGCCGGGGCGTTTCAGCTTTAACGTGCGCGGGGGCCGTTGCGAGGCCTGCGGCGGCGACGGGCAGATTCGTGTTGAAATGCACTTTTTGCCCGATGTGTATGTGACTTGCGACGTGTGCAAGGGCAAGCGCTATAACCACGAAACCCTTGAAGTGCGCTACAAGGGGCTGAACATCGCCGAGGTGCTCGACCTGACCGTGCATCAGGCCCGCCAGCTCTTTGAAAACTATCCCTCGCTGGAGCGCCGCCTTGCCGTGCTGGAAGAGGTGGGGCTGGAATATCTGCGGCTGGGGCAGCCCGCCACAACGCTTTCGGGCGGCGAAGCCCAGCGCATCAAGATTTCGCGCGAGCTGGGCAAGCGGTCCCTGCCGGGAACCATGTACATTCTTGACGAGCCAACCACGGGCCTGCACATGCACGAGGTGGGCAAGCTCATCAAGGTGCTGCATGCGCTGGTGGACAGGGGAGCAAGCGTGGTGGTTATCGAGCACAATACAGACATGATTCTGGCATCCGACCATGTGCTGGATATGGGCCCCGGCGGCGGAGAAAACGGCGGGCAGATAGTCTCTGCCGGAACGCCCGAGGCCATAGTGGCCGACCCCAATTCCGTCACCGGGCGCTTCCTCATGCAGGAGCGGCTGGACAGGCTCAAGCGCAGACGGGAATAACATCCTCAAATAAAATAAACTGTCAGACTGCCGTAATGCCCTGTTGCATGACGGCCTTGTTGGGCGCATCCGGTTTACCGGATGCGCTTTTTTTGTCAGCCATCCCGGGAGTGAGTGAATGGATCGGGTCATATGTTCGTTCAGAATTTTTGTTGACATGGAAACAATTTTTTACGATTGTTTCCATGTCAACAAAAAGGAGCAGTCATGAATCAGCCTCACAGGATTGTAGCCGAGCTCATCAAAATTTCTGAGCATGCCGATGCCTTCAGGCATGGGAGAGAAGACTTTTTTGATGACCTGAACCTCACGGAGGTTCATTGCATCCATTGGATAGGAACTCTTGATCATGCCAATGTGACAAAGGTTTCTAACGAGATGGGCATGACGCGTGGGGCCATAAGTAAAATATGCAAAAAGCTGCTGAAAAAAAACTTTATCGAAAGTTATCAGGAACCGGAAAATAACAAAAATATCTATTTCAGGGTTGCAGATGGCGGGAAAAAAATATTTGAAGCCCACAAAATCAACCATGACAAGACATTTGGTGAAAAGGTCTGCATCGTAGATAAATATGATGAAGATGAACAGGCGATAATACTGCGTTTCCTCATGGATATTAACGCATTTGTTGAACGCGGTTTTGAACAGATTTACACAAATTGCGAGAAAGATGAATAATGGAGAATACTATAATGAATTCAGCAACAGTCAGAAAAGGCGTTGTGTATTCCATATCGTTCGCGCATATGCTGAATGACTGGTATATGAATATTATTCCTATACTTACGCCATTTCTCATTGCGGCTGGTTTTGGTATTGGGGAGGTTTCGTTTGCCATTTCCGCCTTTACCATTACCTCATCGCTTTCGCAGCCGCTTATTGGCTATATGGTGGACAGAAAAAACCAGAGCTGGATGATATATGTGGGCACGGCCTGGCTGGCGATACTGCTGAGCTGCATAGGTCTGACCCACAGCTCCACCATGCTGATTGCGCTTGCGGCCCTTGCCGGTCTTGGAGCTGCGGCTTTTCATCCGCAGGCATCGGCTATGGTTAGTGCCGCGAGCGGGCAGAAAAAGGGGATGTATCAGGCCGTTTTTGGTGCTTCGGGGAATCTTGGCTGGGCGCTGACTCCCCTGTTTGTCATCCCGCTGGTGGAACGGTTTGGCCTGAGCGTCACGCCCTACTTTGTGGTGCCGGGCATTATTGTTACGATATTATTGGCCTTCAAGGCTCAGAAAACCCCCGCAAGATCGCAGGCAGAAACAGTGCCGATGATGGAGACCCTGCGCCCCGCCTGGAAAGAGCTGAGCAAGCTGGTGCTGATTATTGCTGTCCGCACACTGACCTATTCCGGCCTTGTGGCCTTTCTTCCTCTGTACCTGCAACAGCAGGGCATGAGCTTGTCCGTCTGCTCCCACTTGCTGTTTATTCTGCTGCTTTCTGGCGCAGCAGGCGGCATAGCGGGCGGTTATCTTTCAGACAGGTTCGGTAAAACCATTGTTATTTTCTTGTCCCTGGCCCTCTCCCCCATTTTTTTCTACCTCTTTCTGCATGTTGGCGCAGGCCTGCAACCTGTAGTGTTTGCCCTGGCCGGGGCGACGCTTCTTTCGTCCTTCTCGCCCATTGTGGTGCTGGCGCAAGAGCTGCTTTTCCGGCAGGCCGCAATGGCCTCAGGATTTTCACTGGGATTTGGCATCGGCATTGGTGGACTTGGCGTTGGCCTTGTTGGGCTTGTCATCCAGTATGCAGGTCTTGCCCTTGCCATCAATATGCTGATCTGCCTGCCCTTTGTCGCTGCCTGCATAGCCCTGACGCTGAAAGGCCGCAAAGCATTGGAGCAGGCGGGGTTTGCACCGTAGCGCCGCTGGCCGATGAGGTCGGTGACTTTTTGCGGTCTCATTGGGCAGTATGAAAAAAGCCCCGGCACCTGGTACAGGCCAGGTCCGGGGCTGAGCCGGTTCGCGTTCTGCTTACATGACGAACCGGAGGAGGGGGCGTGTGTGGGTGGGGCTTGCCTTGCTCTCTACTTTTTGGGATCAAGTTTCAGTCGTTTGCTTTCAAGGCGCTGCGCTTCGGCATCGTTGGGAGTGCAGCCGCATGAGCTTTTTTTGCCATCTCCGCAGCCGCCATCACAACAGCCGCATTTGCCCTTGCTGACCGCCGTATAAATCCTGCGGCCAAAGTAATATGCAGCAGCAATTATGCACAGTATGACGATAATCAGTTGAATATCCATGTCTTCACCTCTTGTCTCCCCAACTTCCTTGCGGCGCAGGGAGGATGTGCGAGTAGTCTGCCCCAATAGAAAATGAATGTCAACTTCATTTTGGCCGACGACAAAAATTCTTCTCGGGTGAAAAGCACACATTCATCCTCAAAGGAATAAAAAAGGGCTGCCCAAGGGCAGCCCGAAAAAATCGCTAAAGCTCGAACCGTGGGTCTTAGTCGTCCTTGGCGGCCTTGTCTCGGCAATCCTTGCAGATGCCGTACAGGTTATGCACATGACCGCGCAGCTTGAAGCCGTATTTTTCAGCCATTTCGCGCTGGAGTTTTTCAATGCGCGGATCGCAGATCTCCACAATCTTGCCGCAGTCAAGGCAGACAAGGTGATCGTGATGGCTGTCCGGCTTGGCAATTTCGTAGCGGGTGATGCCGTCGCTGAAGTGGATTTCCATGGCAAGGCCCGCATCGCAAAGCAGCTTGAGCGTACGGTATACGGTGGTTTGGCCGATGCCGGAATCGCGCTTGATTACGTGCTGATAAAATTCTTCAAGCGAGTGGTGCCCAGGCAACTCAAAAAAAGCCTCGGCTATGATGCGGCGCTGGGATGTGGTGTTCAGGCCTTTGCGGCTCATGAAATCCAGAAATTCCGAAAGACCGGCATTGTTTTGCTGTGTTGTCATATATATGCCCACCCCCAAATAACAAGTGTGCGTTTGTCAAAACTGTCGATGCGCTCAGGGCTTGCAGTCGCCAGCATGTAGGATACCTTTTGGCCTAAAAAATGGCAAAAAGCAATGCAGCGCCTAAAAGGCGATTGCGCACAGTTTTACTGCCCTTCAAACTATGGTAGGGTTGTGGCGCGTGGAGAGCAAGGGCGTGTGCGAAAAAAAGAGATTTTTCAGCCGTAATTTCTTGACAGATTAAATAGGATTGAATACTGTTTTCAAAACAAACTTGCAGCAACCTCTGCCGGAGCGTCACGCTTCGCCATAAGGATACAATCATGGGAAATCTCATCAATAAAGCGGTTGAAGCTTTCAATGTAAAGGCTTTTCACGGTGGCGAGCTGAAAACGGTTACCGAAGCAGATATCAAAGGCCACTGGTCCGTCTTCTTTTTCTATCCAGCTGACTTTACCTTTGTGTGCCCCACGGAGCTGGAAGATTTGGCAGACAACTACGAGCAGTTCAAAAAGCTCAATTGCGAAGTCTATTCCGTATCGACAGACAGCGCTTTTGTGCACAAAGCCTGGGCAGATGCCTCGCCCAGTATTGCCAAGATTCGCTACCCCATGCTGGCAGACTGCGCCGGAACGCTCTCCAACGCGTTCGGCGTCATGATTGAAGGCGCAGGGCAGGCTTTGCGCGGCAGTTTTCTGGTAAATCCCGATGGCGTCATCAAGGCCTATGAAATCCACGACACGCCTATTGGCCGCAATGTTGAAGAATTGCTGCGCAAGCTGGAAGCAGCGCAGTTTGTGGCCGAAC
The window above is part of the Desulfovibrio desulfuricans DSM 642 genome. Proteins encoded here:
- a CDS encoding MarR family transcriptional regulator; translation: MNQPHRIVAELIKISEHADAFRHGREDFFDDLNLTEVHCIHWIGTLDHANVTKVSNEMGMTRGAISKICKKLLKKNFIESYQEPENNKNIYFRVADGGKKIFEAHKINHDKTFGEKVCIVDKYDEDEQAIILRFLMDINAFVERGFEQIYTNCEKDE
- a CDS encoding MFS transporter — protein: MLNDWYMNIIPILTPFLIAAGFGIGEVSFAISAFTITSSLSQPLIGYMVDRKNQSWMIYVGTAWLAILLSCIGLTHSSTMLIALAALAGLGAAAFHPQASAMVSAASGQKKGMYQAVFGASGNLGWALTPLFVIPLVERFGLSVTPYFVVPGIIVTILLAFKAQKTPARSQAETVPMMETLRPAWKELSKLVLIIAVRTLTYSGLVAFLPLYLQQQGMSLSVCSHLLFILLLSGAAGGIAGGYLSDRFGKTIVIFLSLALSPIFFYLFLHVGAGLQPVVFALAGATLLSSFSPIVVLAQELLFRQAAMASGFSLGFGIGIGGLGVGLVGLVIQYAGLALAINMLICLPFVAACIALTLKGRKALEQAGFAP
- a CDS encoding Fur family transcriptional regulator, whose translation is MTTQQNNAGLSEFLDFMSRKGLNTTSQRRIIAEAFFELPGHHSLEEFYQHVIKRDSGIGQTTVYRTLKLLCDAGLAMEIHFSDGITRYEIAKPDSHHDHLVCLDCGKIVEICDPRIEKLQREMAEKYGFKLRGHVHNLYGICKDCRDKAAKDD
- the ahpC gene encoding alkyl hydroperoxide reductase subunit C, with amino-acid sequence MGNLINKAVEAFNVKAFHGGELKTVTEADIKGHWSVFFFYPADFTFVCPTELEDLADNYEQFKKLNCEVYSVSTDSAFVHKAWADASPSIAKIRYPMLADCAGTLSNAFGVMIEGAGQALRGSFLVNPDGVIKAYEIHDTPIGRNVEELLRKLEAAQFVAEHGDQVCPARWKPGSATLKPGLDLVGKI